The Corticium candelabrum chromosome 18, ooCorCand1.1, whole genome shotgun sequence genome includes a region encoding these proteins:
- the LOC134194056 gene encoding meiosis expressed gene 1 protein homolog: protein MTLIWSPEAEEAYRIHLAGYDNLEDYCKQKNVSADEIERWEKTGFIKKLQRTDGTYYYYNQDRECKDEDLIKIKSKVARVPEK from the exons ATGACGTTGATTTGGAGTCCAGAAGCAGAAGAAG CCTATCGCATACATTTGGCTGGCTATGACAATCTTGAAGATTATTGCAAGCAGAAGAATGTCAGTGCTGATGAA ATTGAGCGATGGGAGAAAACAGGTTTTATCAAGAAGTTGCAGAGAACTGATGGGACATATTACTACTACAACCAAGACAGAGAATGCAAAGATGAAGATTTGATTAAAATCAAGTCAAAAGTTGCCAGAGTTCCTGAGAAGTGA
- the LOC134194054 gene encoding uncharacterized protein LOC134194054 has translation MSEEKEPLIPSNEGPCSWPTGGRLFKVNVNGVIITRWMQLDNDVALLHQAVQSCYDRQTGSQVRIGKLYSESKNTDLSPDKQLSFYFANADKDDIELRARAADARQLLSTENQFSSSSSSEEIHELDNTRPDSNTPRDSTNTLRRTPDSDLYMNGEYEDKQIAMNQRMFYLISLLSFLWNPVKKEELDKGNPTKKEELGKRNPAKKEEVDKGNPAKKEEFDKCVFWRQILGQLAFFLLAVFYIFYIVYCPFLGKHGFAFSLGNPPGLSHVYFIVQGIRYLVFYVLGMWECYKGNIHFVIKECSTQVVGNDQSEWNTISRYMTYTAVVSIVFIMLPGVFIIPALASMQQCNHHLYNDTLGLLNSTVPVEVGGYILFNMISLPLFLTILFIVKLHETELKAFSNCISTRKLEKEERDTSVQMFKKIQSTLHQSSKNQRGILSVYYFTMLLWLNVCVWLVVHKWVAFHYWLKSPLNKIDTCWIPPEATRYTTIFVTQLVWFYVYPLYCVSKLPRLQKKLVVEISRINYERRAEKSLMVREYRTWHRLVTIVSIDLDHEPRFTVFWCLPISVFTTVLLVCITPVLPIVWKVVTNNP, from the coding sequence ATGAGTGAAGAAAAAGAACCACTTATCCCCAGCAACGAGGGGCCCTGTTCATGGCCCACAGGAGGGCGGTTGTTCAAAGTAAACGTGAATGGAGTAATTATAACGAGGTGGATGCAGCTGGACAATGATGTTGCACTTTTGCATCAAGCAGTTCAATCTTGCTACGACCGACAGACTGGATCACAAGTAAGAATAGGTAAACTGTACTCGGAAAGTAAGAATACTGATCTATCTCCAGACAAACAGCTGTCTTTCTACTTTGCCAACGCTGACAAAGATGACATAGAACTACGTGCACGTGCCGCAGACGCAAGACAACTGTTGTCAACTGAGAACCAATTTTCTTCCTCATCGTCCAGTGAAGAAATTCATGAACTAGACAACACTCGGCCAGATTCCAACACTCCGCGAGATTCCACCAACACTTTGCGAAGAACTCCAGATTCTGATCTCTATATGAATGGTGAATACGAAGATAAGCAAATTGCAATGAATCAACGCATGTTCTACTTGATTTCCCTTTTGTCCTTTCTCTGGAATCCTGTAAAAAAGGAAGAGTTAGACAAAGGGAATCCTACAAAAAAGGAAGAGTTAGGCAAACGGAATCCTGCAAAAAAAGAAGAGGTAGACAAAGGGAATCCTGCAAAAAAGGAAGAGTTCGACAAATGTGTCTTTTGGAGGCAAATTTTAGGACAATTAGCATTCTTCTTGTTAGCTGTGTTCTACATCTTCTACATCGTCTACTGCCCATTTCTAGGAAAACACGGATTCGCATTCTCTCTGGGAAATCCTCCTGGACTGAGTCACGTCTATTTCATTGTGCAAGGTATAAGATACTTAGTGTTCTACGTGCTGGGAATGTGGGAATGTTACAAGGGTAATATTCACTTTGTCATCAAAGAATGTTCAACCCAAGTAGTCGGAAATGACCAGTCTGAATGGAATACAATCAGTCGATACATGACCTATACAGCTGTAGTCAGCATTGTGTTTATTATGCTACCAGGAGTCTTCATTATCCCAGCATTAGCTTCAATGCAACAGTGTAATCATCATTTGTATAACGACACACTTGGTCTGCTCAACAGCACAGTTCCAGTTGAAGTAGGAGGGTACATTCTATTTAACATGATCTCACTGCCTCTCTTCTTAACAATATTATTCATTGTGAAACTCCATGAGACTGAACTAAAAGCATTCTCAAATTGCATATCTACAAGAAAACTTGAAAAAGAAGAGCGTGACACTTCAGTTCAAATGTTCAAAAAAATTCAAAGCACTTTGCATCAATCATCAAAAAACCAGCGTGGCATTTTGTCGGTGTACTATTTTACCATGTTACTGTGgctcaatgtttgtgtttggttagTAGTACACAAATGGGTCGCTTTCCATTACTGGCTAAAATCTCCATTAAATAAAATTGACACTTGCTGGATTCCTCCAGAAGCAACTCGATACACTACAATATTTGTCACTCAACTAGTCTGGTTCTATGTTTATCCTCTCTACTGTGTTTCCAAACTGCCAAGACTGCAGAAGAAGCTGGTAGTTGAAATATCACGAATCAACTATGAACGTCGAGCTGAAAAAAGTCTCATGGTCAGAGAATACAGAACATGGCATCGACTTGTGACTATTGTTTCAATTGATTTGGATCATGAGCCTCGATTCACAGTGTTCTGGTGTCTACCCATATCTGTCTTTACCACAGTGTTGCTTGTCTGCATCACACCTGTCCTGCCAATAGTGTGGAAAGTGGTTACGAATAATCCATAA
- the LOC134194279 gene encoding uncharacterized protein LOC134194279: protein MSKQLFGTDTLHHQLRELLASVIVLNHDRYQQFYIPSETTTFQQHQKSIHQLGVWGTQVEIQAASDSYQMPVYVCSPHPTTRQIKWLCFKPSYSPQVPDTSQLPQLSLLYTNGHIEIAHTGCHYDSICTNNGQTLQFPELPDEDKEYEVCRISDNETNSDND, encoded by the coding sequence ATGTCAAAACAACTCTTTGGAACAGATACCCTTCACCACCAGCTTAGGGAACTTCTTGCAAGTGTCATAGTGCTTAACCATGACAGATACCAACAATTTTATATTCCTTCTGaaacaacaacatttcaacaacACCAAAAATCCATTCATCAACTAGGAGTGTGGGGAACACAGGTTGAAATTCAGGCAGCGAGTGACAGCTACCAAAtgcctgtgtatgtgtgctctCCCCATCCCACAACTAGACAAATCAAGTGGCTTTGTTTCAAGCCATCCTACAGTCCTCAAGTACCCGACACATCACAACTGCCACAGCTGTCTCTGTTGTACACCAATGGTCATATTGAAATAGCACACACTGGTTGTCATTATGACAGCATATGCACTAATAACGGGCAAACTTTACAGTTTCCTGAGCTGCCAGATGAAGACAAAGAATATGAGGTCTGTAGGATCAGTGACAATGAAACCAATAGTGACAATGATTAG